A window of Longimicrobiales bacterium contains these coding sequences:
- the ugpC gene encoding sn-glycerol-3-phosphate ABC transporter ATP-binding protein UgpC — protein MARVSLDGVRKVYDNGFVAVADATFDISDGELVVLVGPSGCGKSTTLRMIAGLESITSGTLRIGERVVNDVPPAKRDIAMVFQNYALYPHMSVRDNMAFALKLRNETRSEIDRRVSDAADILGLTPVLDRKPRQLSGGQRQRVALGRALVRKPQVFLFDEPLSNLDAKLRVQTRKEIARLHRRLGTTMVYVTHDQVEAMTLGDRIVVMNAGEVQQIGTPLELYERPANQFVAGFVGSPAMNFIRGTIEQQAGSATFRAEQGGLVIPLANGAGMGGQAVLGLRPESLHVDGGPITPASSAPIDARLDVVEPMGAEIVLSARTADLELVARVPPQPLPEPDSPIRLLIDLDRVYLFDAESGASLHSPA, from the coding sequence ATGGCCAGGGTGAGTCTCGACGGGGTGCGGAAGGTCTACGACAACGGCTTCGTCGCAGTCGCGGACGCGACGTTCGACATCAGCGACGGCGAGCTCGTCGTGCTCGTCGGCCCGTCCGGATGCGGCAAGAGCACGACGCTGCGCATGATCGCGGGCCTGGAGTCCATCACGTCCGGCACGCTGCGCATCGGTGAGCGCGTCGTGAACGACGTCCCGCCCGCAAAGCGCGACATTGCGATGGTCTTCCAGAACTACGCGCTCTACCCGCATATGTCCGTGCGCGACAACATGGCTTTCGCACTGAAGCTCCGCAACGAGACCAGGAGCGAGATCGACCGGCGCGTCAGCGACGCAGCAGACATCCTCGGTCTCACACCCGTGCTCGACCGCAAGCCGCGCCAGCTCTCCGGCGGACAGCGCCAGCGCGTAGCGCTCGGGCGCGCGCTCGTGCGCAAGCCGCAGGTCTTCCTGTTCGATGAGCCGCTCTCCAACCTGGACGCAAAGCTGCGCGTGCAGACCCGCAAGGAGATCGCCCGCCTGCACCGCCGCCTCGGCACCACCATGGTCTACGTCACGCACGACCAGGTCGAGGCCATGACCCTCGGCGACCGCATCGTCGTCATGAACGCGGGCGAAGTCCAGCAGATCGGCACCCCGCTCGAGCTCTACGAACGACCCGCCAACCAGTTCGTCGCCGGCTTCGTCGGCAGCCCCGCCATGAATTTCATCCGCGGCACCATCGAGCAGCAGGCGGGCAGCGCAACATTCCGTGCCGAGCAGGGAGGCCTCGTCATCCCGCTGGCGAATGGTGCAGGCATGGGCGGCCAGGCGGTGCTCGGCCTCCGTCCCGAATCGCTCCACGTGGACGGCGGCCCCATCACCCCGGCCAGCAGCGCGCCCATCGATGCCAGGCTGGACGTCGTCGAGCCCATGGGCGCCGAGATCGTCCTGTCCGCCCGCACAGCCGACCTCGAGCTGGTCGCACGCGTTCCCCCGCAGCCGCTGCCCGAGCCCGACAGCCCCATCCGCCTCCTGATCGACCTGGACCGCGTCTACCTGTTCGACGCCGAAAGCGGCGCGTCGCTGCACTCGCCCGCGTAG